The Virgibacillus dokdonensis genome includes a window with the following:
- a CDS encoding DUF927 domain-containing protein: MPGAKIIKLIGYSKGNTDYQTAKKAAGKWKDTQSLNDDQINKWLEQGGWIGAVIPKGRYLIDVDDEVEGKLLKDLLEGELVHHHAIKTPKGFHFIFRESEGLTQYQGYVNRLGIATDARKAGSGYEVFPTYNTEGRYIVSTSLEQLDEPPHYLKKVWNGQKTASPMAYPYETNGSRDGDFYDLARRLLHCGVSKKEVQESLELAYEYFVPYKEDFPLRSIGEKVNSALKKVGEENNRSNKSDVSFELQIEGEQENIVIPKPFKIGSKNTLFEEKEYKDGNVATTLVSRKTPYITKEFYNVERPQVFYEIQWKERNRTVKEIIPASTIAIRKELLELSDRGFSINENNVRKIITYFDRYLLANDIKQHYAVERLGSIKGRFIHPILTNDVEIMAIDQGEKQINEGFEIKGTSESWKNEVFERLKQSPKAVFMVLASFASIVIKDLRVQPFIVDLSGTTSQGKTTTLRAAASVWGNENLLSEWNATRVSIERKAAYLNSYPLLLDDTRKANERVLKDIIYQFSGGRSKGRGSLKGSQREYTWNNILLSTGEVSLNEYAKNQGGAAARIIPLIDEPLKKDQDNIIQLYEGMENNYGAIGIDFLEAWQKQKKDLIPEYHNFRKHYIDKAKGNEVLSRLAGYYAAIHFTGSILNKMLGMDIDLKAISRLFDEMAEENRAIDKPMQFLEEILTDLDSSRQDIFYEYEPQIHKAIYRNNQLYLMIAYVKDYLGIEEKQIRKEWMKRGITIPCERNGKKVDYKPITVKRKTYKAIPVNMKYVSELGFEFGISH; this comes from the coding sequence ATGCCTGGTGCAAAGATCATTAAGCTAATTGGATATTCCAAGGGAAATACTGATTACCAAACAGCTAAAAAGGCTGCTGGAAAATGGAAAGATACACAGTCATTAAATGACGATCAAATAAATAAATGGTTAGAACAAGGCGGTTGGATCGGCGCTGTTATCCCTAAAGGAAGATATTTAATTGATGTGGATGATGAAGTAGAGGGGAAGTTGCTCAAAGACTTGTTAGAAGGTGAGTTAGTACATCACCACGCTATTAAAACGCCTAAAGGTTTTCATTTTATATTTAGAGAATCGGAAGGACTTACTCAGTATCAAGGTTATGTTAATAGATTAGGGATTGCAACAGATGCACGTAAGGCAGGTTCAGGTTATGAAGTATTTCCAACTTATAATACTGAGGGGCGTTATATTGTATCAACTAGCTTAGAACAGCTAGATGAACCACCACATTATTTAAAAAAAGTATGGAATGGACAAAAAACAGCTTCACCTATGGCTTATCCATATGAAACTAATGGTTCACGTGATGGTGATTTTTATGACTTAGCAAGAAGGCTTTTGCATTGTGGTGTGAGTAAAAAAGAGGTGCAAGAAAGCCTGGAATTAGCTTATGAATACTTTGTTCCATACAAAGAAGATTTTCCCCTTAGATCTATTGGAGAGAAGGTTAATTCAGCTTTAAAAAAAGTTGGCGAAGAGAATAACCGTTCCAATAAGAGTGATGTTAGTTTTGAATTGCAAATTGAAGGTGAACAAGAAAATATAGTAATACCCAAGCCGTTTAAAATAGGCTCTAAGAACACTTTGTTTGAGGAAAAAGAATATAAGGATGGAAATGTAGCTACAACGCTTGTATCTCGAAAAACACCATATATAACGAAAGAGTTTTATAATGTGGAACGGCCACAAGTATTTTATGAAATTCAATGGAAAGAACGTAATAGAACGGTGAAAGAGATCATACCAGCTTCTACTATTGCTATTAGAAAAGAATTGCTTGAACTAAGCGATAGAGGCTTTTCTATTAATGAAAATAACGTTAGGAAGATTATCACTTATTTTGATCGGTATTTACTAGCAAACGATATTAAACAGCATTATGCAGTTGAGAGGTTAGGAAGCATTAAAGGAAGATTCATTCATCCTATTCTTACAAATGATGTTGAGATTATGGCGATAGATCAAGGTGAAAAACAAATAAATGAAGGCTTTGAAATAAAAGGAACAAGCGAATCATGGAAAAATGAAGTATTTGAACGACTTAAACAAAGCCCAAAAGCTGTTTTCATGGTATTAGCAAGCTTTGCAAGCATTGTTATAAAAGATCTTAGAGTACAGCCATTCATTGTTGATCTTAGTGGAACGACTTCACAAGGAAAAACAACAACATTAAGAGCGGCAGCTAGTGTTTGGGGAAATGAGAACTTGTTAAGTGAATGGAACGCCACAAGAGTTTCTATAGAACGCAAGGCGGCATATTTAAACAGCTATCCTTTATTGCTTGATGATACTAGAAAAGCTAATGAACGAGTTTTAAAAGATATTATCTATCAATTTAGTGGCGGTAGATCAAAAGGGCGAGGTAGCTTAAAAGGAAGTCAAAGGGAATACACCTGGAACAATATCCTATTAAGTACAGGAGAAGTTTCTCTAAATGAATATGCTAAGAACCAGGGCGGTGCGGCAGCTAGAATTATTCCGTTAATTGATGAACCATTAAAAAAAGATCAAGACAACATCATACAACTGTATGAGGGAATGGAAAACAATTATGGCGCAATTGGAATTGATTTCTTGGAAGCATGGCAAAAACAAAAGAAAGACTTAATTCCTGAATACCACAACTTTAGAAAACATTATATAGATAAAGCAAAAGGGAATGAAGTTTTAAGTCGTTTAGCGGGATATTATGCAGCTATTCATTTTACGGGAAGTATATTGAACAAAATGCTAGGGATGGATATAGATTTAAAAGCAATATCACGCTTATTTGATGAAATGGCAGAAGAAAACAGAGCAATAGACAAGCCTATGCAGTTTCTGGAGGAAATTTTAACTGATTTGGATAGTAGCAGGCAAGATATTTTTTATGAATATGAACCACAAATTCATAAGGCTATCTACAGAAACAATCAACTTTATTTAATGATTGCGTATGTTAAGGACTATTTAGGAATTGAGGAGAAACAGATACGTAAGGAATGGATGAAAAGAGGAATTACAATCCCATGTGAAAGGAATGGTAAAAAGGTAGATTATAAGCCGATTACTGTTAAAAGGAAAACATATAAGGCTATTCCTGTAAATATGAAATACGTAAGTGAACTAGGGTTCGAATTTGGGATATCTCATTAA
- a CDS encoding HK97 family phage prohead protease, with amino-acid sequence MGTIETRITPTNVNEDERTLSGYAVKWNRYSSILKRGSKQFKESIRKGAFLESLLRDDQFFFMAHDSSKVLGRKSAGTLSLKENGIGLHFRLYVPDTSLGNDLFELVRRRDLTGISIGFRIPKGGDEWDHSKYGLSYRTVHKAKLTEISAVALPAYEDSEIHVDQPISYQQQEAIRQRLLKEFEEEERKERLERLKIISML; translated from the coding sequence ATGGGAACAATCGAAACTCGTATTACACCAACGAATGTCAATGAAGATGAAAGAACGTTATCGGGCTATGCCGTTAAATGGAATCGTTATTCATCCATATTAAAAAGGGGATCCAAGCAATTTAAGGAAAGCATCCGTAAAGGTGCTTTCCTCGAAAGCTTGCTACGTGATGATCAATTCTTTTTCATGGCTCATGATAGTTCTAAAGTGTTAGGGCGTAAAAGTGCGGGAACCTTATCCTTAAAGGAAAACGGTATAGGATTACATTTTAGGTTATATGTACCGGACACATCATTAGGTAATGACCTATTTGAATTAGTTAGAAGGCGAGATTTAACAGGTATTAGTATTGGTTTTAGAATACCAAAAGGTGGTGATGAATGGGATCACTCCAAATATGGTTTAAGTTATCGAACCGTGCATAAAGCTAAGTTGACAGAGATCAGCGCTGTAGCTTTACCTGCTTATGAAGATTCAGAAATTCATGTTGATCAGCCTATAAGTTACCAACAGCAAGAAGCAATTCGACAACGATTATTAAAAGAATTTGAAGAAGAAGAACGAAAAGAGAGGTTGGAGAGATTAAAAATAATATCTATGCTTTAA
- a CDS encoding glycoside hydrolase family 13 protein, with protein sequence MRKEAIYHRPKNNFAYAYDKETLHIVLQTKKDDMKTVQLIFGDPYNWKNDEWQSETNSMVKTGSTDFHDYWFIAIRPPYKRLRYAFICSDESETCFYGESGIFDNPPKGIANYFCFPFLNAADVFQAPEWVRDTIWYQIFPERFANGDKNLNPEGALPWGSTDPSTTNFFGGDFQGVMNHLDHLESLGITGIYFTPIFKADSNHKYDTIDYMEIDPQFGDKQTFKKLVEACHDRGIKVMLDAVFNHSGYYFPPFQDVLKNQEHSKYKDWFHIWNFPVVTEPQPNYDTFGFVASMPKLNTENQEVKDYLLKVARYWIEEFDIDGWRLDVANEVDHSFWRDFRRTVKEAKPDAYILGEIWHDSMTWLQGDQFDAVMNYPFTNGVIDFIAKNTMAATTFKNAITKVLHMYPRNVNEVAFNLLDSHDTPRILTIANENIDRIKLLYLFQFSFSGTPCIYYGDEIGMSGGHDPGCRACMEWDEEKQNWELFTYVQRLIHLRKTEPLFGNDASFRFLYANDKTNTIAYEKYDEKKRLIFLLNAGEKEASISNACIFEASEQVNEWSVSLQSNGVSKECTNISESLTVPALSYRIFECTK encoded by the coding sequence ATGAGGAAAGAAGCAATCTATCATAGGCCTAAAAATAACTTCGCTTATGCCTACGACAAAGAAACACTACACATTGTTCTACAAACAAAAAAAGACGATATGAAAACAGTACAGCTTATATTTGGTGACCCATACAATTGGAAAAATGACGAGTGGCAAAGTGAAACGAATTCAATGGTTAAAACAGGTTCTACAGATTTCCATGATTATTGGTTTATTGCCATTCGCCCACCATATAAACGATTACGCTATGCTTTTATTTGCAGTGATGAATCAGAAACGTGCTTTTATGGGGAAAGTGGCATTTTTGACAACCCTCCAAAAGGTATCGCTAACTATTTCTGCTTTCCATTTTTAAATGCAGCCGATGTATTTCAAGCACCAGAATGGGTGAGAGATACGATTTGGTATCAAATTTTCCCCGAACGATTTGCAAACGGGGATAAAAATCTAAATCCTGAAGGCGCTTTACCTTGGGGGTCTACCGATCCTTCAACAACAAACTTTTTTGGCGGGGACTTTCAAGGAGTTATGAATCATTTAGATCACCTTGAAAGTTTAGGAATAACAGGCATTTATTTTACGCCAATTTTTAAAGCGGATTCTAATCACAAGTATGACACGATAGATTATATGGAGATTGATCCGCAGTTTGGTGATAAACAAACGTTTAAAAAGCTAGTGGAAGCTTGCCACGATCGAGGGATTAAAGTAATGCTTGATGCCGTATTTAATCATAGTGGCTATTACTTTCCACCGTTTCAGGATGTATTGAAAAACCAAGAGCATTCCAAGTACAAGGATTGGTTTCATATTTGGAATTTCCCTGTCGTTACAGAGCCACAACCAAACTACGACACATTTGGATTTGTCGCATCGATGCCTAAACTAAATACGGAAAATCAGGAAGTAAAAGACTATCTATTAAAAGTTGCGCGTTACTGGATAGAGGAATTTGATATTGATGGTTGGAGACTAGATGTAGCTAATGAAGTGGATCACAGTTTCTGGCGCGATTTTCGTCGTACCGTTAAAGAAGCAAAGCCAGATGCTTATATATTGGGTGAAATTTGGCATGATTCCATGACTTGGCTGCAAGGCGACCAGTTTGATGCTGTTATGAATTATCCGTTTACGAATGGGGTCATCGACTTCATTGCCAAAAATACAATGGCTGCAACTACATTTAAAAATGCGATTACAAAAGTATTGCATATGTACCCAAGGAATGTAAATGAAGTGGCATTTAATTTATTAGATAGTCATGATACACCAAGAATTTTAACGATAGCTAACGAAAATATCGACCGTATTAAATTGCTTTACCTGTTCCAGTTTTCCTTCTCAGGAACCCCTTGTATATATTACGGGGATGAAATCGGCATGAGCGGAGGACACGACCCAGGTTGCCGCGCTTGTATGGAATGGGATGAGGAAAAACAGAATTGGGAGCTGTTTACCTATGTACAGAGACTAATTCATTTACGTAAAACGGAGCCTTTATTCGGAAATGACGCTTCATTTCGCTTTTTATATGCAAATGATAAGACGAATACGATTGCCTATGAAAAATATGACGAGAAAAAACGTCTTATTTTCCTGTTAAATGCAGGTGAAAAAGAGGCTAGTATATCAAATGCTTGCATTTTTGAAGCGAGCGAGCAAGTAAATGAATGGAGCGTTTCTCTCCAATCAAATGGTGTGAGTAAAGAATGTACAAACATATCAGAATCGCTAACTGTACCAGCTCTTTCCTATCGTATATTTGAATGTACGAAATAA
- a CDS encoding helix-turn-helix domain-containing protein codes for MNIKEAIKQKEMKNLPTIERTTMTVKEMAVYLDLSTDFVYKLCREKKIPHIKIGTRTMFKKESIDKWLSDLERESCQY; via the coding sequence ATGAATATAAAAGAAGCTATTAAGCAAAAGGAAATGAAAAACCTTCCAACAATTGAACGTACTACCATGACTGTGAAAGAAATGGCAGTGTATTTAGATTTAAGTACAGATTTTGTTTACAAGTTATGTAGGGAAAAGAAGATTCCTCATATCAAGATAGGGACAAGAACCATGTTTAAAAAGGAATCCATTGATAAATGGTTATCCGACCTTGAAAGGGAATCTTGCCAATATTAA
- a CDS encoding sugar ABC transporter substrate-binding protein, with protein MKKGFMYLLAMFLLIGFLAACGPDDSKKSGEKEDAKTTDEMPEKPETLTLWVNDEEKQREALEKMTKKYTEETGIKVEMIPVSMLEQIEKLDVEGPAGNGPDVIYQPHDRIGDLVLRGLVEPIDLGEKEEEYTENALKAVQYEEEYWGYPAVSETYALFYNKSRVKEEPKEMKQIMEIAEKDTNPARDEYGFLLEAANLYFVYPFFSGNGAYVFGNENGKYDTTDIGLNNEGAIKGGELVQEWYEKEYIPQDLTPDILNGLFKEGKVSAVINGPWMVREYEEDLGEDLGAAPIPVLDNREHPKSFVGIKSYMLSYYSENKEWAQDLMAYLTNFESSLLYYDIAGELPARKDAMEDPEIVENPLYSAFAEQTKYGEPMPSVPAMQQVWEPFNDALNFISKGEPVEEVLNEAVESIKQKIESTGAN; from the coding sequence ATGAAAAAAGGTTTTATGTATTTACTTGCAATGTTTTTACTTATTGGCTTTTTAGCAGCTTGTGGGCCTGATGATAGTAAAAAATCAGGTGAAAAAGAAGATGCCAAAACTACTGATGAAATGCCAGAAAAACCAGAAACTTTAACGCTGTGGGTAAATGATGAAGAAAAACAAAGAGAAGCCTTAGAAAAAATGACCAAAAAGTACACAGAAGAAACAGGGATTAAAGTTGAAATGATTCCAGTTAGTATGTTAGAACAAATTGAAAAATTGGATGTAGAGGGTCCTGCAGGTAATGGACCAGACGTTATTTACCAACCTCATGATAGAATAGGCGACTTAGTCCTTAGAGGATTGGTAGAGCCAATTGATCTTGGAGAAAAAGAAGAAGAATATACAGAGAATGCTTTGAAAGCTGTGCAATATGAGGAAGAGTATTGGGGTTATCCAGCTGTTTCGGAAACTTATGCTCTGTTTTATAACAAGTCTCGTGTAAAAGAAGAACCGAAAGAAATGAAACAGATTATGGAAATTGCTGAAAAGGATACTAATCCTGCAAGAGATGAATATGGATTTTTGTTAGAAGCAGCGAATTTGTATTTTGTATATCCATTCTTTTCAGGAAATGGAGCTTACGTTTTCGGAAATGAAAATGGGAAATACGATACAACGGATATCGGTTTAAATAATGAAGGCGCTATCAAAGGTGGAGAATTAGTACAAGAATGGTACGAAAAAGAATATATTCCACAAGATCTAACTCCTGATATATTGAATGGTTTATTTAAAGAAGGTAAGGTTTCCGCAGTTATCAATGGACCGTGGATGGTTCGAGAATATGAGGAAGATTTAGGAGAAGATTTAGGTGCAGCTCCAATTCCTGTTTTAGATAACCGGGAACACCCTAAATCATTTGTAGGTATTAAGTCATATATGCTTTCTTATTATTCAGAAAACAAAGAGTGGGCTCAAGATTTAATGGCTTATTTGACTAATTTTGAGAGTTCTTTACTTTATTACGATATTGCCGGAGAACTACCTGCGCGTAAAGATGCCATGGAAGACCCGGAAATTGTTGAAAATCCTCTTTACTCAGCATTTGCTGAACAGACTAAATATGGAGAGCCTATGCCTAGTGTACCGGCTATGCAGCAAGTATGGGAACCGTTTAATGATGCTTTAAACTTTATTTCTAAAGGTGAACCTGTAGAGGAAGTTTTAAATGAGGCAGTAGAGTCTATTAAACAAAAAATAGAGTCTACTGGCGCTAATTAA
- a CDS encoding DUF3954 domain-containing protein — translation MEKQNHETYIIRNGKEEKVTKPKSGYGKQTIVWQDGKISHYEVSFTEK, via the coding sequence GTGGAAAAGCAAAATCATGAAACGTATATAATTAGAAATGGTAAAGAGGAAAAAGTGACGAAACCTAAAAGCGGTTATGGAAAGCAAACCATTGTATGGCAAGATGGAAAGATTTCTCATTATGAGGTTAGCTTTACAGAAAAATAA
- a CDS encoding helix-turn-helix transcriptional regulator has translation MNYNKLKVFRQERGISISELARRSGLSRVTVSNVENRKSNPTQKTISAICDVLEKNPYDIFFDINVNHELQKKFFIERDS, from the coding sequence ATGAATTACAATAAATTGAAGGTATTTAGACAAGAACGAGGAATCTCTATTTCTGAACTTGCAAGGCGATCTGGTTTAAGTAGGGTTACAGTAAGTAATGTTGAAAATAGAAAAAGTAATCCTACACAAAAGACAATATCTGCAATATGTGACGTTTTAGAAAAAAATCCATATGATATTTTTTTTGACATTAATGTAAACCACGAATTACAAAAGAAGTTCTTTATAGAACGTGATAGTTAA
- a CDS encoding carbohydrate ABC transporter permease has translation MVSKTRKIQPRTLAVILSIIPGLGQMYNRRFLKGFIFLIISTAFLITTWDYIDIGIWGLFTLGTIPREHHSIQLLIQGLISLIVLAFGIGIYIYNFMDARSDAIAREANRPKPTLLQGVKGFYNNGFPYFMIMPGLIMLLFIVVVPLLFMFALAFTNYNQYNAPPRKLLDWVGFTNFVDLVHIDIWKDTFFSVFSWTIVWTVVATTLQIALGLILALLVNDTRIKFKRAIRTILILPWAVPAFVSILIFSALFNPTFGAINRDILSQFNVMLPWLSDPFWTKVALIMIQTWLGFPFVFALFTGVLQSVPRDMYEAADVDGGTRWQKLRHITLPHILFATAPLLIMQYAGNFNNFNIIYLFNEGNPAVRGQNAGGTDILISWVYKLTFESNNYNMAAAITIIMGLVVSIFAFYQFRKTASFKEEGRY, from the coding sequence ATGGTATCTAAAACCCGAAAAATACAACCTCGTACACTAGCAGTAATCTTATCTATTATACCTGGTTTAGGACAAATGTATAATCGACGTTTTTTAAAAGGTTTTATATTTTTAATTATTTCAACTGCATTTTTAATTACAACTTGGGATTATATAGATATAGGTATTTGGGGGCTTTTTACACTTGGTACGATACCTAGGGAACACCATTCTATTCAATTACTTATTCAAGGTTTAATTTCATTAATTGTATTAGCATTCGGTATTGGAATATACATCTATAATTTTATGGATGCTCGTTCTGACGCCATAGCAAGAGAAGCAAATCGACCTAAACCAACCTTGTTACAGGGTGTAAAAGGGTTTTATAACAACGGTTTCCCTTATTTCATGATAATGCCGGGGTTAATTATGTTGTTATTTATTGTTGTAGTACCTTTACTATTTATGTTTGCGTTAGCATTTACAAACTACAATCAATATAATGCCCCTCCCCGAAAACTGTTGGATTGGGTGGGTTTTACTAATTTTGTTGATTTAGTTCATATTGATATTTGGAAAGATACATTTTTTAGTGTTTTTAGTTGGACGATAGTATGGACGGTTGTTGCCACTACATTGCAGATTGCTTTAGGGTTAATATTAGCATTGTTAGTAAACGATACACGAATAAAATTTAAACGGGCAATACGGACGATACTAATTCTTCCTTGGGCGGTTCCGGCGTTTGTCTCTATCTTAATTTTCTCGGCCTTATTTAATCCTACTTTTGGAGCCATTAATCGTGATATTCTAAGCCAGTTTAATGTTATGTTGCCTTGGTTATCTGATCCATTTTGGACAAAGGTTGCTTTAATTATGATTCAAACGTGGCTAGGTTTTCCGTTTGTGTTTGCTTTATTTACAGGTGTATTGCAAAGCGTTCCTCGAGATATGTACGAAGCAGCAGATGTGGATGGTGGTACAAGATGGCAAAAATTACGACACATTACATTACCGCATATTTTATTTGCAACTGCGCCATTGTTAATTATGCAATATGCAGGAAACTTTAATAACTTTAATATTATTTACTTATTTAATGAAGGTAACCCAGCAGTTCGTGGTCAAAACGCTGGGGGAACAGATATACTAATATCCTGGGTGTATAAACTAACATTTGAATCTAATAACTACAATATGGCTGCTGCAATCACGATAATTATGGGGTTAGTTGTTTCTATATTTGCCTTTTATCAGTTTAGAAAAACGGCTTCGTTTAAAGAGGAGGGGCGTTACTAA
- a CDS encoding helix-turn-helix transcriptional regulator, whose translation MNSNLYIARRESGLNQKEVAIKLGVHPQTYHEKERGKKQFTIQEGLLLAKIFKCTLNDLFPSNMKGEAKRR comes from the coding sequence ATGAATTCCAATCTGTATATAGCGAGAAGGGAAAGTGGGCTAAATCAAAAAGAGGTAGCAATAAAGTTGGGGGTGCATCCTCAAACATACCACGAAAAAGAACGCGGAAAAAAACAGTTCACTATTCAAGAAGGGTTATTGTTAGCAAAAATATTTAAATGCACATTAAATGACCTGTTTCCGTCAAATATGAAGGGGGAAGCGAAAAGAAGATAG
- a CDS encoding alpha-amylase family glycosyl hydrolase, translating into MKNIWKSLALIIFIFFATPNLVSADQNEMSTINYSKDVIYQIVTDRFWDGDKNNNPPSDIYSADCQNLHKYCGGDWQGIIDKINDGYLTDLGITAIWISQPVENIHALHPNGYTSYHGYWAKDYKRTNPYYGDFSDFDLLINTAHQNNIKVIMDFTPNHSSPALESDPNYAENGAVFDDGSLLGSYSNDPENIFNHNGGTDFSSYEDSIYRNLYDLADYNLNSAKMDNYLKDSIKLWLDKGIDGIRVDAVKHMPQGWQKSLMNEIYTHKPVFTFGEWFLGKGEIDPKNHHFANDSGMSLLDFRYGQTIRSVLKDGTSNWHQFHEMIKQTKNNYNEVNDQVTFIDNHDMARFTSEKSSKTSTDIALAVLLTSRGVPTIYYGTEQYLTGDKDPENRKPMTKFDKTTKAYKVIQKLSNLRKTNPALGYGRTKQRWINSDVYIFERKFGNNVVITAVNKSDKTYTISNLKTSFPKGKYRDILNSNLAGVDLVVQDNGDADNFDIEPNSVSVWECTQKSESPLIGHVGPMEGQYGNTVTVSGEGFGKERGTLKIGDEKAKIISWDDSKIKFQIPKMSGGKYDISLKTSQKIESNTYQDFEVLNGKQVSIQFVVNDAYTRTGDNIYLTGNISELGNWKTEEAIGPMFNQVQYKYPKWYYEVSVPANKKIEFKFIKKDHTGTVIWESGKNHTYTTPKQGTDTIKVDWQE; encoded by the coding sequence ATGAAAAATATTTGGAAATCGCTTGCATTAATTATTTTTATTTTTTTCGCCACACCCAACCTCGTTTCAGCTGATCAAAATGAAATGAGCACAATTAATTACTCTAAAGATGTTATTTACCAAATTGTAACAGACCGCTTTTGGGACGGCGATAAAAATAACAACCCACCAAGTGATATATACAGCGCGGACTGCCAAAACCTTCATAAGTATTGTGGAGGGGATTGGCAAGGAATTATAGACAAAATTAATGACGGTTATTTAACAGACTTAGGCATTACAGCTATTTGGATTTCTCAACCAGTTGAAAATATACATGCTTTGCATCCAAATGGCTATACATCATACCATGGTTATTGGGCTAAAGATTATAAACGAACAAACCCTTATTACGGAGATTTTTCTGATTTTGATCTTTTAATCAATACTGCACACCAAAATAATATTAAAGTAATAATGGATTTTACACCTAACCACTCTTCTCCAGCTTTAGAGTCAGATCCAAATTATGCTGAAAACGGAGCAGTATTTGATGACGGCTCATTATTAGGTAGTTATTCCAATGACCCTGAAAATATTTTTAACCATAATGGAGGAACTGATTTTTCAAGTTACGAAGATAGTATTTATCGAAACCTATATGACTTAGCTGATTATAATTTAAATAGCGCCAAAATGGACAACTATTTAAAAGATTCCATTAAGTTATGGCTAGATAAAGGCATTGATGGTATCAGAGTAGATGCAGTAAAACATATGCCTCAAGGATGGCAGAAATCACTAATGAATGAGATTTATACACATAAGCCTGTATTCACTTTTGGAGAATGGTTTTTGGGTAAAGGAGAAATTGATCCAAAAAACCACCATTTTGCTAATGATAGTGGTATGAGCTTATTGGATTTTAGATATGGACAAACTATTCGTTCTGTTTTAAAGGATGGTACAAGTAATTGGCATCAATTTCATGAGATGATAAAACAAACAAAAAATAATTACAATGAAGTAAATGATCAAGTAACATTTATTGATAACCATGATATGGCTAGATTTACATCTGAAAAGTCTTCAAAAACATCTACAGATATTGCATTAGCAGTATTATTAACTTCTAGAGGCGTACCTACTATCTATTATGGTACGGAACAATATTTAACTGGAGACAAAGACCCTGAAAACAGAAAACCAATGACAAAGTTTGATAAAACTACGAAAGCATATAAAGTCATCCAAAAGCTATCAAACTTAAGAAAAACAAATCCAGCTCTTGGCTACGGACGTACAAAACAAAGATGGATAAATTCAGACGTATATATATTTGAAAGAAAATTTGGTAACAACGTTGTGATAACCGCTGTAAATAAATCAGATAAAACGTATACAATTTCTAATCTTAAAACATCCTTTCCAAAAGGAAAATATCGAGACATACTAAACAGTAACTTAGCTGGAGTAGATTTGGTTGTTCAAGATAATGGAGATGCGGATAATTTTGATATCGAACCAAATTCAGTATCTGTTTGGGAATGTACTCAAAAATCTGAATCACCCTTAATAGGACATGTTGGTCCTATGGAAGGACAATATGGAAATACGGTTACAGTTTCTGGAGAAGGGTTTGGAAAGGAAAGAGGTACCCTAAAAATAGGGGATGAAAAGGCAAAAATAATAAGCTGGGATGATTCAAAAATAAAATTCCAAATACCGAAGATGTCTGGCGGAAAATATGATATTTCACTTAAAACATCTCAAAAAATAGAAAGCAATACCTATCAAGATTTTGAAGTTTTAAACGGAAAACAAGTAAGTATTCAATTTGTAGTTAATGACGCCTATACAAGAACGGGAGATAATATTTATCTAACCGGTAATATAAGTGAACTTGGCAATTGGAAAACCGAGGAAGCCATTGGTCCTATGTTCAATCAAGTTCAGTATAAGTATCCTAAATGGTATTATGAGGTAAGTGTCCCTGCTAATAAAAAAATTGAATTTAAATTTATAAAAAAAGATCATACAGGTACTGTAATATGGGAAAGTGGAAAAAATCACACATATACTACACCAAAACAAGGGACCGATACAATTAAAGTAGATTGGCAGGAATAA